A single window of Mangifera indica cultivar Alphonso chromosome 18, CATAS_Mindica_2.1, whole genome shotgun sequence DNA harbors:
- the LOC123201401 gene encoding LOW QUALITY PROTEIN: two-component response regulator-like APRR7 (The sequence of the model RefSeq protein was modified relative to this genomic sequence to represent the inferred CDS: inserted 2 bases in 1 codon), which produces MGRSRLFVLEELIKHKLTYWWLFWSVQMKVDGLRELDNNLQDGYXVVNEQGLHDDGRLKDNKIADNVKDGCGGTVQESALLEVSQQQPQAAMVCWERFLHVRSLKVLLVENDDSTRHVVAALLRNCSYEVTEAANGLQAWKILEDLTNHIDIVLTEVVMPCLSGVGLLCKIMSRKTRKNIPVIMMSSLDSMSLVFKCLSKGAVDFLVKPIRKNELKNLWQHVWRRCHSSSGSGSECSTQTQKSVKSKGVQKSDNNTGSNDEDDNGSIGLNISDGSDDGNGTQSSWTKQVEPDSPRPISPCDQVAECPDSTCAQVIHSNAEISGNIRIPVTEARECHEHEEQLDNISMARDLNLGMHRGLAIQLECSSEVPIKLVGTKPKNHLDVESSKFCVPIDREQLDLNSESPSSRMKYEAANLTGVITKITDPEKDNTEYEARHRISKILDNNSKVIKDSVELPSLELSLKRLRGVKDFGMIVQADRYVLRRSDSSAFSRYNTVSNTNKGPSGNVESASQVDNSLEVAKKGAVCDIQSHSNGDIRNQSSNAGSNNMDMGSTTNNVFIKPVLLKNKSEVSSTINCLHQSHPFQPMKNDHLCGPHHVASDKGESVMATSTLAQPRDTNQEPQIQHLTHLYDNCQHLVYNMQQQQPPHDHDRLLLKKMAATVPHCGSSSVLGGLVEGNAGNHSVNGSASGSNHGSNGQNGSSIAMNAGGMNIESDNGVADKSESGNASGSGSGSRVDQNKFSLREAALTKFRQKRKERCFRKRVRYQSRKRLAEQRPRIRGQFVRQTANDNTSREAES; this is translated from the exons ATG GGGAGAAGCAGGTTATTTGTTCTGGAGGAACTCATTAAGCACAAGTTGACTTATTGGTGGCTTTTCT GGAGTGTCCAAATGAAAGTTGATGGTCTGCGGGAACTAGATAATAATCTGCAAGATGGATA GGTTGTGAATGAACAAGGATTGCATGATGATGGCCGGTTGAAAGACAATAAGATTGCTGACAATGTGAAAGATGGCTGTGGAGGGACTGTTCAGGAATCAGCTCTGCTGGAAGTGTCACAGCAACAGCCTCAAGCAGCAATGGTTTGTTGGGAGCGGTTTCTCCATGTAAGATCCCTCAAGGTTCTGCTTGTGGAGAATGATGATTCTACACGCCATGTTGTAGCTGCGCTGCTTCGCAATTGCAGTTATGAAG TTACTGAAGCAGCAAATGGATTACAAGCATGGAAGATATTGGAGGATTTGACTAATCATATTGATATTGTCTTAACTGAAGTAGTAATGCCTTGCTTATCAGGAGTTGGCCTTTTGTGCAAGATTATGAGCCGCAAAACACGCAAAAATATTCCCGTAATTA TGATGTCATCACTTGACTCCATGAGTTTGGTCTTTAAGTGTTTATCAAAAGGTGCTGTTGACTTCTTAGTGAAGCCTATACGGAAGAATGAGCTTAAGAACCTTTGGCAGCATGTTTGGAGAAGATGCCATAGT TCTAGTGGTAGCGGAAGTGAATGCAGCACACAAACTCAAAAATCTGTGAAATCAAAAGGTGTTCAAAAATCAGACAATAATACAGGTAGCAATGATGAGGATGATAATGGGAGCATTGGATTAAATATTAGTGATGGAAGTGATGATGGGAATGGCACTCAG AGCTCTTGGACTAAACAAGTAGAACCTGATAGTCCCAGACCCATTTCACCATGTGATCAAGTTGCTGAGTGCCCTGATAGTACTTGTGCTCAGGTTATCCACTCAAATGCTGAAATATCTGGCAATATAAGGATCCCTGTGACTGAGGCAAGGGAGTGCCATGAACATGAAGAACAACTTG aCAACATTTCAATGGCCAGAGACCTAAATTTAGGTATGCATAGAGGTCTAGCTATACAACTTGAGTGCTCAAGTGAGGTTCCAATCAAACTTGTAGGCACAAAACCAAAAAACCACCTCGACGTTGAATCTAGTAAATTTTGTGTGCCAATTGATAGAGAACAGCTAGACCTGAATAGTGAGAGTCCATCCAGCAGAATGAAATATGAAGCTGCTAATCTGACAGGCGTCATCACCAAGATTACTGATCCTGAGAAGGACAATACAGAGTATGAGGCTCGACATAGAATTTCCAAGATCCTAGATAACAACAGTAAAGTGATAAAGGATTCTGTAGAACTACCATCCCTTGAGCTCAGTTTAAAGAGACTTAGAGGAGTCAAAGACTTCGGGATGATAGTTCAGGCTGACCGTTATGTATTGAGGCGTTCTGACTCTTCAGCCTTTTCCAG GTATAATACAGTCTCAAATACAAATAAGGGTCCTAGTGGGAATGTTGAAAGTGCTTCTCAGGTTGACAATAGCTTAGAAGTAGCCAAAAAGGGAGCAGTTTGTGATATTCAATCTCATTCAAATGGGGATATTCGCAATCAGTCCTCAAATGCCGGAAGCAACAACATGGATATGGGTTCCACCactaataatgtttttattaagCCAGTACTTCTGAAGAATAAGTCAGAAGTTTCATCCACAATTAACTGTTTGCATCAATCACATCCTTTTCAGCCTATGAAAAATGACCATTTATGCGGCCCTCACCATGTTGCATCGGACAAGGGGGAGAGTGTGATGGCTACATCAACTTTGGCTCAACCAAGGGACACAAACCAAGAACCCCAAATTCAGCACCTCACTCACCTTTATGATAATTGTCAACATCTTGTCTACAACATGCAACAGCAACAGCCGCCACATGATCATGAtcgtttattattaaaaaaaatggctGCAACTGTTCCACATTGTGGGTCATCCAGTGTGTTGGGTGGACTAGTTGAAGGTAATGCTGGAAATCACAGTGTCAACGGAAGTGCCTCAGGCAGTAACCATGGGAGCAATGGGCAAAATGGGAGCAGTATTGCAATGAATGCGGGAGGGATGAACATAGAAAGTGATAATGGGGTTGCTGATAAAAGTGAAAGTGGCAATGCAAGTGGCAGTGGTAGTGGAAGCAGAGTTGATCAAAATAAGTTCAGCCTAAGGGAAGCTGCCTTGACCAAGTTTCGCcagaagagaaaggagagatgCTTTCGGAAAAGG gtTCGGTACCAAAGTAGGAAGAGGCTAGCAGAACAACGACCTCGCATTCGGGGACAATTTGTGCGACAGACTGCAAATGATAACACAAGCAGGGAAGCAGAAAGCTAG
- the LOC123201296 gene encoding adenylate kinase 1, chloroplastic-like has translation MAALTRFTKPSSLSFSKLTEALCFYSSSSAAVSGPNPYPSIYNFTRKDPRDRNVQWIFLGCPGVGKGTYASRLSKFLGVPHISTGDLVREELASSGPTSRQLAEIVNQGKLVSDEIIFNLLSKRLVAGEAKGESGFILDGFPRTVKQAEILEGVTDIDLVVNLKLWEDILLEKCLGRRMCSQCGGNFNVASINIKGENGKPDISMAPLLPPSHCISKLITREDDTEEVVKARLRVYNEKSQPVEDFYRSRGKLLEFDLPGGIPESWPKLLEALNLDDHEEKQSAVA, from the exons ATGGCAGCCTTAACACGCTTTACAAAACCCTCTTCACTTTCATTTTCTAAACTAACCGAAGCTCTCTGCTTTTACTCTTCTTCTTCAGCTGCGGTCTCTGGTCCCAATCCTTATCCTTCAATCTACAATTTCACGCGTAAAGATCCCAGGGACAGGAATGTCCAGTGGATTTTTCTAGGTTGTCCAGGCGTTGGCAAGGGCACCTACGCCAGTCGTCTCTCGAAATTTCTCGGTGTCCCTCATATCTCCACTGGTGATCTTGTTCGCGAAGAACTCGCCTCCTCTGGCCCCACGTCTCGCcag CTTGCTGAGATTGTAAACCAAGGTAAGTTGGTTTcagatgaaattatatttaacctaCTGTCCAAGAGACTTGTGGCTGGCGAAGCTAAGGGGGAATCAGGTTTTATCCTTGACGGTTTTCCTCGAACAGTGAAACAAGCA GAAATACTGGAAGGAGTAACCGATATTGATTTGGTTGTAAATTTGAAGTTGTGGGAAGATATCTTACTTGAGAAATGTCTTGGAAGGAGAATGTGCAGTCAATGTGGGGGAAATTTTAATGTGGCTTCTATTAACATCAAGGGTGAAAATGGTAAGCCGGATATTAGCATGGCTCCACTTCTTCCCCCATCCCATTGTATATCAAAGCTTATCACTAGGGAAGATGATACTGAAGAAGTGGTGAAAGCACGTCTTCGTGTATACAATGAAAAG AGTCAGCCTGTGGAAGATTTCTACCGCAGTCGAGGAAAATTGTTGGAATTTGATCTGCCAGGAGGAATTCCTGAATCCTGGCCAAAGTTGCTGGAGGCTCTAAATCTCGATGACCATGAGGAGAAGCAGTCTGCTGTGGCATAA
- the LOC123201508 gene encoding pentatricopeptide repeat-containing protein At5g02830, chloroplastic, giving the protein MRLILGTTTTTTTTTTSSSIVAPPPHQAHHGRRIRPKAKPKPNPKSKYSITEHSPSNNTPPPPSTVHSSHAPLLSSVRLDFTSQHKYYADLASKLAEDGRFEEFAMIVESVVSSGSGSKFVSLLSFELVSRGIMRSLLEGRIHCVAEVFKKVEKLGVAPLRLFDGNSFHFLKKECEKMVECGEVEKFVDLIDTLAGFRFPIKELGDSSRVVKFCVDKRDTNLAIRYASMLPHAHILFCTIICEFGKQRDLISALTVYEASKKNLIGPNMYICRTIIDICGLCGDDMQSRNIYEELLSQKIALNIYVFNSVMNVNAHDLNFSLQVYKNMKEFGIVADMTSYNILLKACCIAGRVELAQEIYREVKHLESKGVLKLDVFTYSTIVKVFADAKLWQMALEIKEDMLSAGVTPNTVTWSSLINACANAGLVEQALHLFDDMLLAGCEPNSQCCNILLQACVEACQYDRAFRLFYSWKQSLVQETFCEDCNGNSNLSTESKQNHFVSGTHSFVSKPHHLSFAKRFPFRPTTTTYNIMMKACGTDYYRAKALMDEMRTADLSPNHISWSILIDTCGGLGNVEGAVQILNSMREAGINPDVVAYTTAIKVCVKNKNFKLAFSLFTEMKQYQIQPNLVTYNTLLRARSRYGSLHEVQQCLAVYQDMRKAGFKSNDHYLKELIEEWCEGVIQHNNQSQKGLTSSKGTNLRPQSLLLEKVAEHLQKCTTDKLTVDLRGLTKIEARIVVLAVLRMINENHSLGIPVKDDMLIILGPNKVGVNPAKNEDFEVKDAITELLQSDLGINVSLDRPTIALDNPLDSDPTSEEILGRLHMKFRSSTRRPAILQRLKVTKKSLQCWLQRRTGASTR; this is encoded by the exons ATGAGACTCATTCTTGgtaccaccaccaccaccaccaccaccaccacctcatCCTCCATTGTCGCACCGCCGCCGCACCAAGCCCACCACGGCCGCCGCATCAGGCCAAAAGCCAAACCCAAACCTAATCCCAAGTCCAAGTACTCCATTACCGAGCACTCTCCCTCCAATAATACTCCTCCACCACCATCCACCGTCCATTCTTCTCACGCGCCTCTTCTCTCTAGCGTCAGGTTGGACTTCACTTCCCAGCACAAGTATTATGCTGACTTGGCATCCAAGCTGGCGGAGGATGGGAGATTTGAGGAGTTTGCTATGATTGTGGAGAGTGTTGTTTCGAGTGGCAGTGGCTCAAAGTTTGTTTCTTTGTTGAGTTTTGAGTTGGTCTCTCGTGGGATTATGAGGAGCCTTTTAGAAGGGAGAATTCATTGTGTCGCTGAGGTTTTCAAGAAAGTGGAGAAGCTCGGTGTTGCTCCATTGAGGCTGTTTGATGGAAATTCTTtccattttcttaaaaaagagTGTGAAAAAATGGTGGAGTGTGGTGAAGTGGAGAAATTTGTTGACTTAATTGACACTCTTGCAG GGTTTCGATTTCCTATCAAAGAACTGGGGGACTCATCCCGTGTTGTAAAGTTTTGTGTTGATAAACGTGACACAAATTTGGCAATAAG GTATGCAAGCATGCTTCCACATGCACATATTTTGTTCTGTACCATTATCTGTGAATTTGGAAAGCAAAGGGATTTGATTTCTGCTTTGACAGTATATGAAGCATCCAAGAAAAACTTGATTGGTcctaatatgtatatatgtcgAACAATCATTGATATTTGTGGTCTCTGTGGTGACGACATGCAATCTAGGAATATTTATGAG GAGTTATTAAGTCAGAAGATTGCCCTGAATATATATGTGTTCAACAGTGTCATGAATGTGAATGCCCATGATCTGAATTTCTCATTACAGGTTTACAAGAATATGAAA GAGTTTGGCATCGTGGCAGATATGACATCTTACAATATCCTCTTGAAGGCTTGTTGTATTGCTGGAAGGGTTGAATTGGCACAAGAAATATATAGGGAAGTAAAGCATTTGGAATCGAAAGGAGTGCTGAAGTTGGATGTCTTCACTTATAGCACAATAGTAAAG GTTTTTGCAGATGCAAAATTGTGGCAAATGGCATTAGAAATTAAAGAAGACATGCTATCTGCTGGTGTTACTCCTAATACAGTTACATGGTCGTCATTGATTAATGCTTGTGCCAATGCTGGTCTTGTAGAGCAGGCACTtcatttatttgatgatatgCTTCTGGCTGGCTGTGAACCAAATTCACAGTGTTGCAACATCCTTTTACAAGCTTGTGTTGAGGCTTGCCAGTATGACAGAGCTTTTCGTCTCTTCTATTCCTGGAAACAAAGTTTGGTTCAGGAGACTTTTTGTGAAGATTGCAATGGCAATAGCAATTTAAGTACAGAGTCAAAACAGAATCATTTTGTTAGTGGTACACACAGTTTTGTATCTAAGCCACATCATTTAAGCTTTGCCAAGAGGTTTCCTTTTAGACCCACAACTACGACATACAATATTATGATGAAGGCCTGTGGTACTGATTATTATCGTGCTAAAGCTCTGATGGATGAGATGAGAACAGCGGATCTGTCCCCTAATCATATAAGCTGGTCAATTTTGATTGATACTTGTGGAGGATTGGGCAACGTAGAAGGTGCTGTCCAG ATTCTGAATAGTATGCGTGAGGCTGGAATCAATCCTGATGTTGTCGCATATACCACAGCTATCAAG GTttgtgtgaaaaataaaaattttaagttggcGTTTTCATTATTTACCGAAATGAAACAGTATCAGATACAGCCGAATTTG GTGACGTATAATACACTTTTAAGGGCCCGAAGTAGATATGGTTCCTTACATGAAGTGCAACAATGTCTGGCTGTATATCAGGATATGCGGAAAGCAGG GTTCAAATCCAATGATCACTACCTCAAGGAATTGATTGAGGAGTGGTGTGAAGGAGTGATACAACATAACAATCAGAGCCAAAAAGGCCTCACTTCAAGCAAAGGAACCAACTTAAGACCCCAGAGCCTGTTGCTTGAAAAAGTAGCAGAACACTTACAAAAGTGCACCACGGACAAACTAACAGTTGATCTACGTGGTCTAACAAAG ATTGAAGCCCGGATTGTCGTTCTTGCAGTTCTAAGGATGATCAACGAGAACCATTCACTAG GGATTCCCGTCAAAGATGACATGTTGATCATCTTAGGACCCAATAAGGTAGGTGTAAATCCAGCCAAGAATGAGGACTTCGAGGTGAAAGATGCAATAACTGAACTTCTGCAGAGTGATCTGGGCATCAACGTCTCGCTGGATAGACCTACAATTGCACTTGATAATCCTCTTGATTCAGATCCTACATCGGAAGAAATCCTAGGAAGATTACACATGAAATTCAGATCTTCAACTAGGAGACCTGCAATTCTACAAAGGTTGAAGGTGACAAAGAAATCATTGCAGTGTTGGTTGCAGAGGAGAACAGGTGCCTCTACAAGGTAA